A single region of the Oryzias latipes chromosome 21, ASM223467v1 genome encodes:
- the LOC101170133 gene encoding trace amine-associated receptor 13c-like — protein sequence MELQDGADFCFPQFLNMSCIKPVSLSVEAVLVQMVLFFVSFLTVALNLLVIITVSHFRQLHSPTNILLLSLAVSDFLTSLILMPAEIIRNVACWFLGDTACFLYNSLSFVLTSASVGNMVLISVDRYVAICDPLHYPTKITEKRVKLGVCLCWLCSIFYGTFIVKEDLASQGRPNSCYGECVITVDYIEGTIDLVVSFIVPVFVIVVLYMRVFVVAVSHARAMRSHVTAVTLQPPTTQTVRKSELKAARTLGVLIAVFLMCFCPYYCISLAADNLLNNSFASYSVFLFYLNSTFNPVVYALFYPWFRKAVKLIVTLQILQPDSSDANVS from the exons aTGGAGTTACAAGACGGTGCAGACTTTTGCTTTCCCCAGTTCCTAAACATGTCTTGCATAAAACCTGTTTCTTTGTCAGTTGAAGCTGTGCTTGTTCAGATGGTGCTGTTCTTCGTCTCTTTTCTTACTGTGGCTCTTAACCTGCTGGTCATCATCACTGTCTCCCACTTCAG GCAGCTCCACTCCCCCACCAACATCCTCCTCCTTTCTCTGGCTGTTTCAGACTTTCTTACAAGCCTCATCTTGATGCCAGCAGAAATAATTCGGAATGTTGCCTGTTGGTTTCTTGGTGACACTGCATGTTTTTTGTATAATTCTTTGTCCTTTGTCCTTACTTCTGCCTCAGTTGGAAACATGGTACTGATTTCAGTTGACCGTTATGTTGCAATATGTGACCCTCTGCATTACCCAACCAAAATCACAGAGAAAAGAGTTAAGCTGGGTGTCTGTCTTTGTTGGCTCTGCTCTATTTTTTATGgcacttttattgtgaaggagGACCTTGCAAGCCAAGGCAGACCAAATTCCTGCTATGGGGAATGTGTGATTACAGTTGATTATATTGAAGGAACTATAGACCTTGTTGTAAGCTTTATTGTTCCAGTTTTTGTGATTGTGGTTCTGTACATGAGAGTGTTTGTGGTGGCTGTGTCTCATGCTCGTGCCATGCGCTCTCATGTTACAGCCGTCACACTGCAGCCTCCAACAACTCAAACAGTCAGGAAATCAGAGCTGAAAGCAGCCAGGACTCTTGGTGTTCTTATAGCTGTATTTCTAATGTGTTTTTGCCCATATTATTGCATTTCTCTGGCAGCTGACAACTTGCTCAATAACTCGTTTGCATCGTACTCCGTCTTTCTGTTCTACCTAAATTCTACTTTTAACCCTGTGGTTTATGCATTGTTCTACCCCTGGTTCAGAAAAGCTGTGAAACTTATTGTTACTCTGCAAATACTGCAGCCTGACTCTAGTGATGCAAATGTATCATag